From the genome of Candidatus Binatia bacterium:
GGCAGTGCGCCTGGTCCTCAGCACAATGACAGAGCAGTGTCACGGTTCCTCTTCGGGCCAGGTGCTTGATCAGGCGAAGCGTAAACTTCTGGCCGTGATTCTTGATGGTTCGATTGCCCTTGTCCACCGCGCCGGCTGTAAACAGCTCTGCTTTGTAGCGACGCGCGAACTCGCTCCAGTTGATCCTGCCTTCTTGAAATGCGCGCAGGAGGGATTCACTGGGTCCAAGGTTCGCCATCCACACGTGGTAGCGGCTGGTGGGCATACCGCGTCCGCGGAAGCGAGTCGCAAGAATCCGCACGCCGTCACTCTGACGGATGGGCGAGTAAACCGATTTCGTCTGCAGCATAGCCTCCCTCACTGATGGCCGTGCCTGAGAGCAGGCGCGGCGCGGGTTGAGTTCCGCCGGGTGGGTGCTCGGCGAGAGCCTCGCCCTCCCGAATTGCCGGACGTCGCCAACGCCCGCTCCGCTCGAATCCGTTCCAGCAGCACGCTGGCGGGCTCGTCGTTCGGGTCTTGCGGGACGAGTTTGCCTTCGAAGGCGCGCTTGAGGATCGCCTGGCGCAGCCGCTCGGCGCGCTTCAGGTTGGCGTCGACGACGGCCTCGAGTTCGTCGATTACGGAGAGCCGGCGCTCGACCTCGGCGACGATGCGGTGCTGCTCGGGGAGAGGTGGCAACGCAAGGGGAATCTGTTTCAGGATTGAGAGATTGAGGATCTCCATCGTTCCGCCGTGGGCGGCAAGTTTGAAGAATTGCCTTGTACCTGGACTCTCAAGCAAGATCTTGATGAATCTAGGATTAACACCCGACCGATTCAGGGTGGCCTTGAGTAGGCGCGGATTGATGATTCCTGGCGCTATGTTCTCGGGCAGAATGAGTACTCGCCCCGCAGTCCCGACAAGGCTGATAAGTAGATCGGCGGGCTGGACGCGGCAACTCTCCAGCTGCCGGTAGCGCGCTTCGTCAATATAGTAGTCCCCGAAGAACGCATCGCCTCGGATCACCTGCTCTTGCCCATAAATCTTGTAGCCTCTCGGGACGTACACTGACTTCTTAAGGGAGCTGCCGAAAGGACCAGCTTTGAGAGCGTGTGGAACTCCCTCAGAAAGCTCCTCCAAACCTGCCCAGGACCATCCCGCCGCGGCTCTAGCCCCATTTGGCGGCTCGGGTTTTTCAGGCTGTCTATACTTCGCCTTCCACTTCTCGTCCTTCGGCACCATGGCCTTCGCCTGCATCTTGGCGAGCTGGTCGGCTTCCCAGCGGGCGCGGCGTTCTTTGAGGATGCGGGCGAGGAGTTGGTCGGCGGGTTCGTAGGTGCGGCCCTCGCGTCGGGCTAGTTCGGCCTCGGTGGGCACCAGACGTCCCTCGCAGGCGGCCTTGAGCGCGGCGGCGCGGTAGCGCTTCAGGTTTGCCCGCACCCGCTCCAGCGCCGCCACCGCCGCGTCGAGGCGGGTGAAGTGCTTCTCGATCTCGGCGACGATGCGGTGCTGCTCGGCCTCCGGCGGCAGCAGCATCTCATGATCAAGAATATGGCTTTTCGACAACCCTGGGATATCGCCAGCGGCTTTGGCCGCGACCTTGCCAATTGTGAAGCGGAGCGCGTGCTCCATGAACCGCGTTGAAAGAGCGCGATGAGGTTCATACGCGTAGATGTCGCGGCCGATGGCGCAGGGGACTCCAGGGAAGATGGTACCCACCCCTGCGCCTTTGACCGTCACAAAGATGCATTCTGCGGGCACGACTCTCCGAGGCTCAGTGGTCCATTTGTCCATGCGAACCACGAAGCCATCCCACTGGTCGGGGCCTGTCACATACGGAGTTCCCTCACCGCGCTCGTTTACGGCGACAGAAGGGGGTGACTGACCGCAGTGCAGAGAACCAACTTCCTCTAGGCGAGTTGATGCCCATGATACGGGCGAATAACCGTCAACCATATCAGAAAAAACCGGCACCGACGGTTCGCTCATGCCACGAACGCCTCGTTCATCTCATCACCACGCACGCAGAGAAACCTCTCCCCTAACCCCTCTCCGACGCGGAGAGGGGAACTCGGAATTCCCCCTTCCCGTGCCGGGAAGGGGGCCAGGGGGTTAGGTTTCTCCTCATGCCGTCACCACCTCATTCAACTCATCCAGCAAGCCGCGCAAGTCCGCACCGAACACATGCACCGCCTTCCCAGCGCCGCCGCGTTGCGCGAAGGGCGTGTAATCGAAGTCGTCCATCTCGATGCGCAGGCTGCCGGCAATGTGGTCCTTGATCAACGCCAGCCACTGGCGCTGCTCGTCGGTGAAGCGGCGGCCATGCGTCTCCTGCTGCGCTACCCAGTTCTCGAAGCGTTGCTCGACCTGGTCGGCGTAGGGCACCAGTTCGCTCTCCTGATGCAGGGCGAAGCGGACCAGCGATACGATATCGCTGAGGAGCTGGCCGCCGGGGCCGCGCACCTTCGTGCGGTCAAGGGTCTCGTACGCTTTCCACAGGCGCTCCGGAGTCCACTGCCGCGGCGGCGCCTGGATCGCTTCCGCCAGCGCTTTGATGTCGGCGAAGCGCAGGCGCTTGGCGTAGGGCTGGCTGTAGAGCACTTGCAGCGCCGTGATCTCGTCCTTGTGCTGGCGGATGAACTGCTCGAACGATTCGACCAGACCTTTCGCCTTCTCCTTCGCCGACGCCGAGAACGCCGCTTCGATGACCTGGTCCTTGCTGAGGGTGTCGATGGTTTGCTCGAACTGTTGCTTCATGAAGCAGAGCTGCTGGCGCAGCGCGGGGTTTGTGGCGATTGGTTTGACGGCCTCTTGCACTAGCCGCTCGGTGGCTTGCCGCACTTGCTCCGGAGTCGGCTCGGCTTCTTTGGGCAGTCCGGCGGCCGCGCGCGCGGCTTCGACCAGCTGGTCGGGATCAATCGCCTGCACGAGGCGGCTGGCCAGATCCTTCAGCGTCAACCCGCCTGCGGTCTTCGCCAGCGCGTCGCGTTCAGGCTTCCCAAGCCGGCAGTCGAGCCGAGCCAGCCGCCCCGCGAGCGAGGAGAGGATATCCGGATCGGTGCTGCCAAACGCGACGGCTTGGAGCAGCTTCTCGAACGGTACGGTGGGATTGCGCTCCAACGGCTTCGAGTCGGTCAGCTCCTGCTCGCACACGCCGACGCAGTCGACGATCATGAAATGAGTCTTGGCCTTGGCGTCGGGCGTCACCGCTTGCAGGTCGGTCGGAGTGATGACGCGCACGCCGCGGCCCTTCATTTGCTCGAAGAAGTTGCGGCTCCTCACGGCGCGCATGAACATGACGACTTCGAGCGGGCGGATGTCGGTGCCGGTGGCGATCATGTCGACGGTGACGACGATGCGCGGGTTGTAACTGTTGCGGAACGACGACAGGAGATCCTCCGGCTTTACGCCGCTCGATTTGTAGGTGATCTCCTCGATCTCGCGGCCGTCGGGGCCGATCGTCTTCGTTACCACGCGCGCCGTGCCGGTCTTGTAGGTGATCTTTCGGCAGAAATCGTTGCCCTTCCCAAACTCCTCGCGGACGATCTGCACGATGTCGTCGGCGTGGCTGTCGTCCTTGGCGTAAATCAACGTCTTCGGCACCTCAGTGCGCCCCGGAAAGATTTCTGTGAGTAGCCTGTCCCTGAAAGTGCGGATGATGGTGCGGATCTGGTCGACGGCGACCACGGTCCGGTCAAGGGCGTCGGCGTCGTACTGCAGATCCTCATCCAGCTTTTCCCAGCGCACCCGGCGCGTCTCGCGCTCGCGCTTGTCGACGAACAGGCCCGCGTCGACCTTCGAGCCTTGGTGCGTGATCTGCGCACGGTCGACGAGAAAGAGCACCCGGCGGGCATCGGTGAACTTGATGAGGCGATAGATTGATGTGATCGCCGTGAAGGTCTTGCCGCTACCCGTGGCCATCTGGATGAGGGCGCGGGGCCGGTCATCGGCGAGCGATGTCTCGAGATTCCTCACCGCCCGGACCTGCGCCGGCCAGAGACCAATCGTGATGAGAGGCGGCAAGCGTTGGATGCACGATCGCAAGGTCAGGAGCTTGCGGCCTGTTGCTGCCGCGTCTGCAGCAGCATCGAGGGGGACATCCGACTTATCTTGCTCGATGCCGGTGAGCCACGCCGCAAGTGTTTCGGGTCGATGGACACGGCGCGAGTTGTAGGAGCTTGGGACGAACCTTGTCAACGACAACTGCGTGGCGAAAGAGTATCGGCCCCGAACCGGCAGAACCGGCGGGTCTCTGTGTGCGATCAGCTTTTTGGGGAAGAGGAAGGGCAGGAGGAGAGGAGCCGCCTAAGGGGGGGGGCGGCGGCTCCTCTCCGGAGAAGTCTGGAGACCTAATCAGGAACGAGCTGGCCAGAGGCGCACGCGCATGGTCCGCGCCGCATTGCCCTTCACTGGCGTGATGCGACGGCCGGCGCTGAGTCCTGATGCCGTGGACCGGTGGATCACAATCTTCGCCAGACCAGTGGGCAAGCCGGTCAGGGAAACTCTGCCGTTGCCGGTGGCGTGAAAATGCAGCACCTTCTTGATCGTCCGGCGTCCAGCGGCGGCGCCGCCGCCCGCTCCCGGGTCGTATTCTGTACCGGGACGGTATCGGTGACATCGACCGAGACGTCATTGACCGGGTTGCCATTGCTGTCGACGTCATCGACTTGTTGCCCGTTCGAGTCGTCCACTTCGATCTCCACTTCGATCTGTACCTGGTTGCTGAAGTTCTTCAGCTCCAAGCCGGTGGCGACGAACGGCGAGGTGTTGGACGCGAGCTGCACGGCGACGAACTGCGCGACGATCAGCTGGGTGAAGTCGATCGGCTGCGTGTTCTGGCCGCTGTCATCGGCGCCATCCAAGTTCGCCCCACTGACATCCACGGTGAGGCCGAGAAGGGTGATGGTTTGCGCAGTGGCGTCGATGTTTTGGATGGGGGCCTGGATCTTGATCTCCTGGCTGCCATTGCCGCCGCCGCTATGGCGGTGGCTGCCCACGGCGGCCGCTAAACGAAGACAACGCGTTTCAAATGTTCTCCTCCTCAAATGTGGTGGTGGCAGCGGCGATATTGGGGAGGCGTGCGGGGATGATGTTC
Proteins encoded in this window:
- a CDS encoding DUF488 family protein, with translation MLQTKSVYSPIRQSDGVRILATRFRGRGMPTSRYHVWMANLGPSESLLRAFQEGRINWSEFARRYKAELFTAGAVDKGNRTIKNHGQKFTLRLIKHLARRGTVTLLCHCAEDQAHCHRHLLKRVIASGRV
- a CDS encoding restriction endonuclease subunit S yields the protein MGTIFPGVPCAIGRDIYAYEPHRALSTRFMEHALRFTIGKVAAKAAGDIPGLSKSHILDHEMLLPPEAEQHRIVAEIEKHFTRLDAAVAALERVRANLKRYRAAALKAACEGRLVPTEAELARREGRTYEPADQLLARILKERRARWEADQLAKMQAKAMVPKDEKWKAKYRQPEKPEPPNGARAAAGWSWAGLEELSEGVPHALKAGPFGSSLKKSVYVPRGYKIYGQEQVIRGDAFFGDYYIDEARYRQLESCRVQPADLLISLVGTAGRVLILPENIAPGIINPRLLKATLNRSGVNPRFIKILLESPGTRQFFKLAAHGGTMEILNLSILKQIPLALPPLPEQHRIVAEVERRLSVIDELEAVVDANLKRAERLRQAILKRAFEGKLVPQDPNDEPASVLLERIRAERALATSGNSGGRGSRRAPTRRNSTRAAPALRHGHQ
- a CDS encoding type I restriction-modification enzyme R subunit C-terminal domain-containing protein, whose protein sequence is MTRFVPSSYNSRRVHRPETLAAWLTGIEQDKSDVPLDAAADAAATGRKLLTLRSCIQRLPPLITIGLWPAQVRAVRNLETSLADDRPRALIQMATGSGKTFTAITSIYRLIKFTDARRVLFLVDRAQITHQGSKVDAGLFVDKRERETRRVRWEKLDEDLQYDADALDRTVVAVDQIRTIIRTFRDRLLTEIFPGRTEVPKTLIYAKDDSHADDIVQIVREEFGKGNDFCRKITYKTGTARVVTKTIGPDGREIEEITYKSSGVKPEDLLSSFRNSYNPRIVVTVDMIATGTDIRPLEVVMFMRAVRSRNFFEQMKGRGVRVITPTDLQAVTPDAKAKTHFMIVDCVGVCEQELTDSKPLERNPTVPFEKLLQAVAFGSTDPDILSSLAGRLARLDCRLGKPERDALAKTAGGLTLKDLASRLVQAIDPDQLVEAARAAAGLPKEAEPTPEQVRQATERLVQEAVKPIATNPALRQQLCFMKQQFEQTIDTLSKDQVIEAAFSASAKEKAKGLVESFEQFIRQHKDEITALQVLYSQPYAKRLRFADIKALAEAIQAPPRQWTPERLWKAYETLDRTKVRGPGGQLLSDIVSLVRFALHQESELVPYADQVEQRFENWVAQQETHGRRFTDEQRQWLALIKDHIAGSLRIEMDDFDYTPFAQRGGAGKAVHVFGADLRGLLDELNEVVTA